The nucleotide window GGGCCGTGCCCGTGCCCGACTCCAGCCAGAGATGGTCGCGTCGGACATCGCCGTGGCGTTCGCCGTTGTCATGGAGGAACTTGATGGCCTCGCAGGCGGAGATGAAACGCACGAGCATGGCGTACAGGTCGGTGTCGAAGTATTCGCGGTGCGTTCCGGGCAGGTTGTAGATGGCCATGTCCAGCCGCTTGCCCCGGATGATGTCCAGGACCCTGACCAGGTTCCCTGCCTCGTCCCTGAGGGAGAATCCCTGCATGAACCGGGGATCGTCCCTGACCAGGTCGAGGATGCGGGCCTCCTTGGTCTCGCTCCGGAAGCTGCGGATGGACAGGGGGCCGATGCGCTGGGTGAACTCCTCGTGAAAGACGAGCTTGAGGATGGCGGGCTGTCGGGTCTCAAGGGTCGTGCACCGCTTGACCCAGAACTTGAAGTCCTCGATGCTGAACCTCCGCTCGGCCTCGTCCCTGAGCACCAGGTAGTGGACGTCGCCGAGGCGGATGACATCGCCGTACCCGATGGACGTGAAGTCGGTGGTATCCGTGACCAGCCGCCCGATTCGGCGGATCGGGAAGTTGGGCTGGTGGCGGTGGACGAATTCCCGCAGATCGAAATCCATGGGTCCTCCTCTGGTTGGTCTCAGGATATCACAATATTGTCATGAGAACATCCTTTTCCACAGGACAAGTGAAGGCCGCCCGCACGCTGCGGACGGCCTTCACTTGGAGGGTGGCCAAGGTCGGGTGCGGGGGGAGA belongs to Pseudodesulfovibrio portus and includes:
- a CDS encoding protein kinase family protein — protein: MDFDLREFVHRHQPNFPIRRIGRLVTDTTDFTSIGYGDVIRLGDVHYLVLRDEAERRFSIEDFKFWVKRCTTLETRQPAILKLVFHEEFTQRIGPLSIRSFRSETKEARILDLVRDDPRFMQGFSLRDEAGNLVRVLDIIRGKRLDMAIYNLPGTHREYFDTDLYAMLVRFISACEAIKFLHDNGERHGDVRRDHLWLESGTGTARWIDFDYAYEAHANPYALDLFGLGNVLLFITGKQIFTPREFAHMDGADRIVEDDHSLIFRNRLVNLRRLFPYIPEELNRVLMHFAAGSEVFYETVDEFLTDLRPCLDLVPQPKEEA